CCCTCAGCACCGAGCTGCATGGACTCGAGGGGATTCTCGGGCTCGTCGTGTTCGAATACGAGGTACTCTGGATTACCCGCGTTTCGGATGGTGTTCGCGACCGCACGCATGTTGACGTCGCCTTCGTGGAACTCGGTAAACGCCTCCGGATCGACGGTCATGTTCTTCATGTGCAGCGTCCGGACGTTCTCCGGGTGGTCTGCGATGAAGCGGATCGGGTCGGCCCCGCCGACGAGGACCCAGCCGACGTCGAGCTGGATCTGGACCTGGTCCTCGAGGTTCTCGGCGAAGACGTCGTACCCGGTCGTGTCGCCGATCTGCGCGAACTCGGCGTCGTGGTTGTGGTGGCCGAGCGCGAGCTCGGTATCGGAGAGCAGATCGGCCGCGGCGTTGAATCGCTCGGCCAGGTCGATGACCGCCGATTCGTTGCCCCAACCGCCGTCGGGGGCCACACCCGGATCGATGAGGATGGGATCTCCGAACTGCGAGAACGTATCGATCATCGCCTGGGTGTTGTTTTCGATCTCACTGAGACTGATGTGCGCGCTACTCATCTCCAGACCGGTGTCGTTCGCCGCCTGGAGGATCGGATCCACGTCAGTCCCGGCGCCGACCCGATAGGTTTCGAACGCGTCGTAGCCGACGTCTGCGGCTTCGTGAACCAGTTCTGCGGGCGAGAGGCCCGTGTCCCGGTACGAGTAGAACTGCGTGGAGGTCGGGATGTCGTCCGACGTCTCCTCCGCCGCACCGGCCTGGGATTGCCAGGAGTCCGTCTGTCCGCTGGCCGCTCCGGCGGCGAACGTCGCCGCCATACCGGCTGCTCCGATGCCCTGGAGTACTTCTCGCCGGTTCACGTCCAGGCTTTTGGTTTCACTTCTCTCACTCCGGTCGGTAGCCTTCTGGGGCATGGATGACATATTATCGTAGACGAACTTAATTGTTTGGTGGCAGATATCCGTAAGTGAGCGCCGATCAGCCGACGAGCTTCTGGACTGTTCTATCCGTGTTCTCGTCTCAGGGGGCGAGAGACTCTATCACGGGGCGGCTGAATTCCTGCGACGCTACAGCGATCGGGAACTGTTCCGAATGCCGGAACGACCATTATAGATAACATGGGTATCGATGTTATGTTGAACTACCTTTCCCGCTTTCGCGAACAGCACTGTCCTGTGAATCGGACCCCACCGTCTCGGGGTCGGCCACCGACGGACGGTCCGTCGGGCGGACGACCGCCGAACCGTGGTCCGTCTCCGCGAGCACAGGTCCTGCCAGTTGGAAGCGGCTGACAGATCCGTAGACGAACGAGGGCGAGTCCCTCGAGACCACTCCCGATGTGGACTCTAAAGGGGCGCTGTAGCCGCGTACACGCGGACCGGACTCTCCCCCGTTCGACCGTCGGTCGGACGGCTACTCTGGAACCCAGTCCACGTCCGCTTCCTTCTCGAACACGCCGTCCCGAAGCATGGTGCCGGCTTTTTCGAGCCCCTCCGTCGGCCCGGCGAGCGAGTCCACCCACTCGATGCTCATGACGTCGTCGTAGCCGACGAGTCGGAACGTGCTGACGCTGTCCCGCCCGGCGTCCTCGTCGTGCCCGTATCCGACGGAGCGGAACATCTACGCCCGCCCTGTTCGCGGTTGAAGGACGTGTTGTCGAGGACGCCTTCGATCTCGGCGTTGGCGTCGGACACTCGCACGTCCTTTGCGTGCACGTAGTGGCGCGCGTCGCGATCGGCCAGACACCGGATCGCCTTCGGGACGTCGATCCCCTGCTACCACAGAAGAGACGGGTCGAGGTTCGCCCCGACGCGCTCGTTCGTCGCCCCCCGGAGTCGCACGAGCTGGGTCGGATCGGACACGAGCACGTTCGGATGCAGCTCGACGGCGATCTCCTGGGGTGACGCGTCGATTGCTGAGCCGCCGTGATCGCAGCGTGGCAGCGAAATATTTACGTCTACGCTAGCTGCCACTGTTCACGTGATCGCGACGCTGACTGCAACTCGACGCTATCGTCTACCGGCCCGACCGTCGACCGCGACCGACCGTCGAGGGGTGGATCGATGACGCTCGACGTCGGAATGCTCGGATACCGGTTCATGGGGAAGGCTCACTCGAACGCGCTCGACCGCCTCCCCATGTTCTTCCCCGACGCCCCGGAGACCAACCGAGACGTCATCGTCGGTCGGGACGAGGACGCGCTCGCCGAGGCCGCGGAGACGCTCGGGTTCGATCGGACCGCCACGGACTGGCGGGACGTCGTCGACGAGGTGGACGTCTTCTACAACCTCGCGCCGAACCACGTCCATCCGGAGCCCTCCGTCGCGGCGCTGGACGCCGGAACGCCCGTCTTCTGCGAGAAGCCGCTCGCACCTACCCTGGCGGCTGCCGAGGAGATGGCGGCGGCGGCCGCCGACGCGGCCGTCCCCGCGGGCGTCGCGTTCAACTATCGGTTCGTGCCTGCACTGCGGTACGCACGGAACCTGATCCAGGCGGGCGAGCTCGGGGAGATCCATCACTTCCGCGGGCGGTACCGCCAGGACTGGCTCGTCGACCCCGAGGCCCCCTGGAGCTGGCGCAACGACGAGGAGATGGCCGGCAGCGGCGCGCTGGGCGACCTCGGCGCACACACGATCGACCTGGCGCGATTCCTGATCGGTGACGTGGTCGGTGACGTCGACCGCGTGAGCGGCCACCTCCGGACGTTCGTCGAGGAGCGACCGGTCGACTCCGGGGGTGGCAGCCTGGAGAGCGACGGGGCCGACGCCGCCGAAACGCGGGCGGTGACGGTCGACGACGCGTACAGCGCGCTCGCGGAGTTCGAGAACGGTGCCACGGGGACCTTCGAGGCCACCAGGTTCGCGAACGGCTACAAGAACGATCACGCCATCGAGATAGAGGGTTCGCAGGGGAGCCTCCGGTTCGACCTCGAACGGCTCAACGAGCTCGAGGTGCGGCTGGACGGTAACCGGGGCTTCGAGACGATTCTCGTGACGGACGCCGACGACCCGTACGTCGAGCACTGGTGGCCGCCGGGTCACGTCCTCGGCTGGGAACACCTGTTCGTCCACGAGAACTACGAGTTCCTCTCGGCTATCGCCGAGGGGTCGACGTACGAACCCAACTTCGGCGACGGGGTAGCCGTCCAGCGCGTCCTCGCGGCGATCGACCGGAGCGACGAGATCGGCGAGTGGGTCTCCGTCGAGTAGGATCGCTCTATTTCGATCCACTGAACGCAGCCCTCTTGCGACGCTTGCGGCGCCCCTCGGCGAGCAGACAGTCGCTCGTCTCGACGTCTGCTGCACCCCAGTGGTACCACACGCAATCCACGGCCAGCAGCCGGCACAACTACGGAAGCACGTTCGAAGTGCCCGGTAGTGCCACCAGTGCCAGTCCCGCTCGAATACCGCATCGAGACCGGCCACGTGCCCACGTACTGAGAGTGGACCGGCCCTCTGGATGACTCTCGATAGTCAGTGTCCGGAAGCAGACTCTGTCCTTTTCAGTTACGTGTGAGCTGGCAGAACACAACACAGGACGGCTGTTATTGTACAACTCTCTGTTCCGGTTGCCCGACAGCTACCTGAGACGGGTACTCGAAGACAGTGACAATCTTTGATCCTAGCTCCTCAGCGAATAGGCATCTATCACTCCAAATGACCCTCAGAATTAAATACCAGTTGGACATAATTTCTGTCATACACCTCTGCGTCAAGCCAGTCACGCGGAGGTGTGCTAACCACCCACGCCCTCGTGGGACGGAGACAGTCACATGTCCAAGGACACATCTGACGGTTTGTACGGCGCGGACAGACGTAGCGTACTCAAATACCTGGGAACGTCGGGGGCAGTCGCCGCCGGCTCGGGCCTCGGGCTGACGATGTTCAGTGGCTCCGGTGCAGCGGCGTCGGCCGACATCTCGGCGTCGAACCCGGAGGCGCTGTCCAGCGACGACGGGTCGGTCGACGAGGTGTTCATCAAGCCGTCGCTGTCGGTTTCGTGGGACGGCTTCGACGACGTCGTCGGCAAAGTCCGGATTCTGGTCGAGACCGCTACGGGCGCGTCCGACCTCGACCCGCCAGAGATCGCGGAGCTCGACTTCAATCCCGTGTTCCGTGCCACCGGCTATGCTAACGGCACGGACAACGACAGCGAGGAGGAAACCGGACCGGGTACCAACGGCGAGTACCACATCAACTGGTTCAGTGGCGACAAACGCATCACCCTGTTCGATTCGGACGGCGCGCCCGACTACGAGAACGCCGAGTACAACTGCGGGGCGACGATGGAGTCGTATCTGAACGGCACGCTGATGGGGGACCCCATTGACGACGCCCAGAACGGCTTCTACGGCGCCGCCGGCAGCACCGACGCCTTCGAGGAGACCACCGACGCCGGCACCAACGACACGACGGTATATCTTCGGTATACTATCAGTCTCCACCGGCCGGACATCTCGTTCGTCACCGAAGACAACTACGCGCTGGACGCCGAGGACGTCCGACCGTTCTCGCCGCTGGCGATGGTGGACGGTGACGGTGGTCAATATCCCGACCTCACCGCCGAGGAGTACGGTACTACGGTCACCAGCGACGTCGCCGGCGACTACGACGCGCTGTCGGCCGGCGACCTCGTGGCTGCGACGGCGGTGCCCTACGGTGTGATGCAGGACAGCACCGACCACCCGGCGCTGATGACCAGTTACGCCAACTTCACCGTCACCGTCGACAACGAACAGGCCAGCGCCAACGCCTCCGGCGACACCGGTGCCGGCGCCGAGGTCGACGAGGACATCGAAACCATCGCCGACGACGACGACGCGGGCGGCAACGAGACCGCCGGCAACCAGACGGACGAATGAGACAGATATCGACCGCTTCGTCGATAACGTATCGCGCGACAACCGGACGCCAGAACGCACAACTGCGGCAATGACGAACGACTCCACCAACGACGCGACAGACGTATCGACGTTGACCACCAACCGCCGCCGATTCTTGCAGTCGGCCGGCGTGAGTGCTGCTGGACTCGCGGCATTCGGCGGCCTCACTAGCGCCCAGCAGAGCGAGGATAACCACATCGAACTAGAGGCCGTCACTGTCGAAACCGGCGGCGGCCGCGGCCGCTCGGAGTACGCCTGGGAGGACGGCGAGGGCGGCGTCGTACGCGGCCCACCCGAAGAAGTCTGTAACATTGCGGGTGGGGCCCACGTCTGGGTGGGGGTTTCACCGGACTCGATTGCCGACCTCACGAATCCGACGCTGAAGCTGACGGCCGGCGAGACGTACACCGTCGAGTGGACCAACACCGACGGCGAAGAGCACAACTTCGTCGTCGCCGACGCCAACGGTACCGAGCTCATCTCGTCTGAGACCGTCTCCGAGGAAGGCGCCACCCAGTCCGTCGAGTTCGAGGCCACCGAGGAGATGGCCACCTACTACTGCGGCCCCCACTCCGAATCCCAGAGCGGCGACATCGAGATCGAAGGCGGTGACGGAGGTGACGACGAGTGGATCCAGCTCTTCGACGGCGAGAGCCTTGACGGGTGGACGCCCAAATTCTCGGGCCGTCCCGTCGGCGAG
This genomic interval from Halomicrobium urmianum contains the following:
- a CDS encoding sugar phosphate isomerase/epimerase family protein codes for the protein MPQKATDRSERSETKSLDVNRREVLQGIGAAGMAATFAAGAASGQTDSWQSQAGAAEETSDDIPTSTQFYSYRDTGLSPAELVHEAADVGYDAFETYRVGAGTDVDPILQAANDTGLEMSSAHISLSEIENNTQAMIDTFSQFGDPILIDPGVAPDGGWGNESAVIDLAERFNAAADLLSDTELALGHHNHDAEFAQIGDTTGYDVFAENLEDQVQIQLDVGWVLVGGADPIRFIADHPENVRTLHMKNMTVDPEAFTEFHEGDVNMRAVANTIRNAGNPEYLVFEHDEPENPLESMQLGAEGLEKVNQPWHPGGICAVDADTHPAKLHNPA
- a CDS encoding Gfo/Idh/MocA family protein, whose protein sequence is MTLDVGMLGYRFMGKAHSNALDRLPMFFPDAPETNRDVIVGRDEDALAEAAETLGFDRTATDWRDVVDEVDVFYNLAPNHVHPEPSVAALDAGTPVFCEKPLAPTLAAAEEMAAAAADAAVPAGVAFNYRFVPALRYARNLIQAGELGEIHHFRGRYRQDWLVDPEAPWSWRNDEEMAGSGALGDLGAHTIDLARFLIGDVVGDVDRVSGHLRTFVEERPVDSGGGSLESDGADAAETRAVTVDDAYSALAEFENGATGTFEATRFANGYKNDHAIEIEGSQGSLRFDLERLNELEVRLDGNRGFETILVTDADDPYVEHWWPPGHVLGWEHLFVHENYEFLSAIAEGSTYEPNFGDGVAVQRVLAAIDRSDEIGEWVSVE